From the Devosia sp. FJ2-5-3 genome, the window TCCGCCCCATTCCGGCCGTCCGACGCGACCTCGCGCTTTGCTAAAGCGGACATAGCCGGATCACCCAACTGACGGCCGGAACGGGGTGGGTTGCTGACAGGCGGCTTTTGGTGTTGCTATCGCGATAAGCTGCAGCGGATACGCAAATGCTAAGCATAAGGGAAGCAAACATTCTGATCCAAGAGCACCTTGGTGAAGGCCTGCGAGCACGCCATTCTGTGTTTGTAGGCTTTCTCATGGCTCGCCTTGCACCAATGCTTGGCGAAGATTCTATGCTTTGGGAAGTAATAGGGTTAGTTCATGATCTTGACTTCGACGCTACCGCAGGGGATCGAAGCCGCCACGGCCTGCTGACGGCCGAATGGCTAGAGGACGATTTGCCAGATGTGGCTCTGTTGGCCATCCGGTCCCATGATCATAGAACCGGCATTATCTCCGAGACCGCCTTGGCTCTCGCGCTCAAGCTGGCCGATGCAGTCGCGGCAGGAGAACTTGACATTGGCAGAGAAGGAATGGTTGAGGCCCTTAGTGCCGCCTCGCCAATTGACCGGCTTGAAGAAGTCTTGTCAGCTCGGCCTTACCTTCCAAAACTGATAGTTCAGCCTGCAACTGAGCTTTTGATCCCATTGGAGGCGGTCGCATCAATATGCCGAACCGCACCAGAACAATAACAACTTTAAGTGAGCGTCAACGCTACCTCAAATGTCTGAAATGGGGTCGGTTGCTGCCAGTCGGCATCGCGCCCCATTCCCGCCGTTCGGACCGCATTTTTGATTTCCCGAAACCTGCCAGTCCGCTTTGGCCGCCCCCAAGGCCAAATTGGGGTGGTAATCGGCCAGTCCGCTTATGGTGAATAAATCTGACAAGTGGACCGTTCTTACGCCACCTGACCAATACCGGCAGAGGATCCGAGCTTCGCACGCCGCCATACTTCTGCGAAGACCGCAACACAAACGGTACCCGCTATTGCGAGCCACCAAAGCGAAGGCTTTGGACCAAGGCCTCCAAGCGCGACGGAGAACGCAACGGGTGCTACTGCAGAGAGACACAGCCGGCCCAGACTGATCCAGCCAAGCCGTTTGCCGAAGCCCGACCTGCCGAAGAGGGCTAAAGGTAGAGTGCCTGACACGATGCTGAAAAGGCCGGTGCCCAAGCCGAACACGACCGCAAAGGCCATCGCGCCGGGAATTGATGGCGCTGAAATAGCCAGCAC encodes:
- a CDS encoding HD domain-containing protein, which translates into the protein MLSIREANILIQEHLGEGLRARHSVFVGFLMARLAPMLGEDSMLWEVIGLVHDLDFDATAGDRSRHGLLTAEWLEDDLPDVALLAIRSHDHRTGIISETALALALKLADAVAAGELDIGREGMVEALSAASPIDRLEEVLSARPYLPKLIVQPATELLIPLEAVASICRTAPEQ